Proteins encoded within one genomic window of Arachis ipaensis cultivar K30076 chromosome B08, Araip1.1, whole genome shotgun sequence:
- the LOC107611002 gene encoding RING-H2 finger protein ATL5, protein MRTAIILPEHHANDPEPEPVMLDAIPTLKFNQEAFSAIEDTQCVICLADYREREVLRIMPKCGHTFHLSCIDIWLRKQSTCPVCRLPLKNSSEAKHVRPVTFTMSQPLDESHTPERNQDSESRVEPAASNSSQPPPPGEPEARQ, encoded by the exons ATGAGGACAGCTATAATTTTG CCAGAACATCATGCTAATGACCCTGAACCCGAGCCTGTTATGCTTGATGCAATCCCCACTTTGAAGTTCAACCAAGAGGCCTTCAGTGCCATTGAAGATACACA GTGTGTCATATGTTTGGCAGATTACAGAGAAAGAGAAGTGTTACGCATCATGCCGAAATGCGGTCACACATTTCATCTTTCTTGCATTGACATATGGCTGAGGAAACAATCCACTTGCCCGGTATGCCGTCTGCCATTGAAAAACTCGTCCGAGGCGAAACATGTTAGACCTGTTACATTTACCATGAGCCAGCCTCTTGATGAGTCGCACACACCAGAAAGGAATCAAGATAGTGAGAGTCGTGTCGAACCGGCCGCTAGCAACTCCTCACAACCACCACCTCCCGGAGAACCAGAAGCAAGGCAATGA
- the LOC107611003 gene encoding TPD1 protein homolog 1-like: MISIVGLWQVTPDKSSKPRLNGIVLADCAAVECKDRYIKIFQGKYDGNKVINGEIVNTCPVTITDLHVDCGAFIKSMKYIPVPPYVLRAVNNTDCVVNNGRPIRGHPIFFKYYNSEMLPLTVTSFKCFRH, encoded by the exons ATGATTTCGATTGTGGGCTTGTGGCAGGTGACTCCAGACAAATCTTCAAAACCAA GATTGAATGGTATAGTATTGGCAGATTGTGCCGCAGTGGAATGCAAGGATAGGTACATCAAGATATTCCAAGGTAAATATGATGGAAACAAAGTGATCAATGGAGAAATTGTGAACACTTGCCCCGTTACAATAACTGACCTACATGTGGATTGTGGAGCATTCATCAAATCAATGAAATATATTCCAGTCCCACCCTACGTTTTAAGGGCAGTTAATAACACTGACTGCGTTGTCAACAATGGCAGACCAATTAGAGGACATCCTATCTTCTTTAAGTACTACAACTCCGAAATGCTTCCCCTCACTGTTACCTCCTTCAAGTGCTTCCGTCATTGA